From the genome of Hymenobacter cellulosilyticus, one region includes:
- a CDS encoding HlyD family secretion protein: MSFAEHPLAESNPLTGHFRSFARVQTPKAGRTLARWTAGLALLVLVAGFLPWTQNIRSTGTLTTLRPQDRPQTVPSTIAGRIARWRVSEGQRVRQGDTLVDIAEVKEKYFDPQLVQRTSEQLEAKRGALDENRAKAEALGSQQQALRAGLQVSLSKARNYVEQSRLKVSSDQADLVAVRNDYTIAQRQLERQEELYKQGLKSLTELEQRRLKFQEATAKLQSASNKLDASRQALTNAQLELSSLQAEYQDKLAKSESDRRSVLAYQFDTEGQIAKMRNELANLSIRAGYYQITAPQDGYVVRALKQGLGEIVKEGEPVVTVMPNAPQLAAELYVKPMDMPLLSVGRKVRLQFDGWPALVFSGWPGTSFGTFGGVVAVIDNIDSQGQYRILVTPDPALEPWPEPLRVGSGVYGWALLDDVPIWYELWRQINGFPPNYVGKQDVSKAGKQDKKASAAGSDEEEAK; the protein is encoded by the coding sequence ATGTCTTTCGCTGAACATCCCTTAGCCGAATCCAACCCGCTGACGGGGCATTTTCGCTCGTTTGCGCGGGTGCAGACTCCCAAGGCGGGCCGCACGCTGGCGCGCTGGACGGCGGGACTGGCGCTCCTGGTGCTCGTGGCCGGCTTTCTGCCCTGGACCCAGAACATCCGCTCGACCGGTACGCTGACCACTCTTCGCCCCCAGGACCGGCCCCAAACGGTGCCTAGTACCATTGCCGGCCGCATTGCGCGCTGGCGCGTGAGCGAGGGTCAGCGCGTACGCCAGGGCGATACGCTCGTGGACATTGCCGAAGTAAAAGAGAAGTACTTCGACCCCCAGCTGGTGCAGCGCACCAGCGAGCAGCTTGAAGCGAAGAGAGGCGCGCTCGACGAAAACCGCGCAAAGGCTGAGGCCCTGGGCAGCCAGCAGCAAGCCTTGCGCGCCGGCCTGCAGGTGAGCCTGAGCAAGGCCCGCAACTACGTAGAGCAGAGCCGCCTCAAGGTAAGCTCCGACCAGGCCGACCTCGTGGCCGTGCGCAATGACTACACCATTGCCCAGCGCCAGCTTGAGCGCCAGGAGGAGCTGTACAAGCAGGGGCTCAAGTCACTGACCGAGCTGGAGCAGCGGCGCCTGAAGTTTCAGGAAGCCACGGCCAAGCTACAATCGGCCAGTAATAAGCTGGACGCCAGTCGCCAGGCCCTGACCAATGCCCAGCTGGAGTTGTCTTCGCTGCAGGCCGAGTACCAGGATAAGCTAGCCAAGTCCGAGTCGGACCGGCGCTCCGTGCTGGCCTACCAGTTCGACACGGAAGGCCAGATTGCCAAGATGCGCAATGAGCTGGCCAACCTCAGCATCCGGGCCGGCTACTACCAGATTACGGCCCCCCAGGACGGCTACGTGGTGCGGGCCCTGAAGCAAGGCCTGGGTGAAATAGTGAAGGAAGGCGAGCCGGTGGTAACCGTGATGCCCAATGCCCCCCAGCTGGCCGCCGAGCTCTACGTCAAGCCCATGGACATGCCCCTGCTTTCCGTGGGCCGCAAAGTACGCCTGCAGTTCGACGGGTGGCCGGCGCTGGTCTTTAGCGGCTGGCCGGGCACGAGCTTCGGCACGTTTGGCGGCGTAGTGGCCGTCATCGACAACATCGACTCGCAGGGACAATACCGCATTCTGGTGACGCCCGACCCAGCCTTGGAGCCCTGGCCCGAGCCCTTGCGGGTGGGCAGCGGGGTATACGGCTGGGCCCTGCTCGACGATGTGCCCATCTGGTATGAATTATGGCGCCAGATCAATGGCTTCCCCCCTAACTACGTGGGC